A part of Streptomyces sp. NBC_01235 genomic DNA contains:
- a CDS encoding LLM class F420-dependent oxidoreductase: MRLGLALGYWGRGPSPDHVELAREAERLGYDSVWTAESWGSDAFTPLTWIAARTSRIKLGTAVAQMAARSPTTTAMHALTLDHLSGGRMILGLGLSGPQVVEGWYGRPFPKSPLTATREYVDVVRQVLRREAPVELDGRFHSHPYRAPDATGLGRPLRSITHPLRPDLPVLLGAEGPRNVAQTIRIADGWLPLYWSPNRPDAYGPAVAELPEGFRVAPLARALVCDDVTEGLLPVKAMLGFYIGGMGHATRNFHADLMARMGYEEEARHIQELFLAGRREEAVLAVPDAFADEISLIGPRERIAERLQAWRKGPVTDLLVVAPDPHTLRVLAELNS, translated from the coding sequence ATGCGGCTCGGTCTGGCGCTCGGCTACTGGGGCCGCGGCCCCTCCCCCGACCATGTGGAGCTGGCGCGCGAGGCGGAACGGCTCGGCTACGACTCCGTGTGGACGGCGGAGTCCTGGGGCTCGGACGCCTTCACCCCCCTGACCTGGATCGCCGCACGGACGTCGAGGATCAAGCTGGGCACGGCGGTTGCCCAGATGGCGGCCCGCTCCCCCACCACGACCGCGATGCACGCCCTGACCCTGGACCACCTCTCCGGCGGCCGGATGATCCTCGGGCTCGGTCTGTCGGGCCCGCAAGTGGTGGAGGGCTGGTACGGCCGGCCCTTCCCGAAGTCGCCCCTGACCGCCACCCGGGAGTATGTGGACGTCGTACGGCAGGTCCTGCGCCGGGAGGCCCCGGTGGAACTGGACGGCCGGTTCCACTCCCACCCCTACCGCGCTCCGGACGCCACCGGTCTCGGCAGACCGCTCAGGTCCATCACCCACCCCCTGCGCCCCGACCTGCCGGTGCTGCTGGGTGCGGAGGGGCCGAGGAACGTGGCCCAGACGATCCGCATCGCGGACGGCTGGCTGCCGCTGTACTGGTCGCCGAACCGGCCGGACGCGTACGGCCCGGCGGTCGCGGAGCTGCCCGAGGGCTTCCGGGTCGCCCCGCTCGCCCGGGCGCTGGTCTGCGACGACGTCACCGAGGGGCTGCTGCCCGTGAAGGCCATGCTCGGCTTCTACATCGGCGGCATGGGCCACGCCACCCGCAACTTCCACGCCGACCTGATGGCACGCATGGGCTACGAGGAGGAGGCCCGGCACATCCAGGAACTCTTCCTGGCCGGCCGCCGCGAGGAGGCGGTGCTCGCCGTCCCGGACGCCTTCGCCGACGAGATCTCCCTGATCGGCCCTCGCGAACGCATCGCCGAACGGCTTCAGGCCTGGCGCAAGGGGCCGGTGACCGACCTGCTGGTCGTGGCACCGGACCCGCACACCCTGCGGGTACTGGCCGAGCTCAACTCCTAG
- a CDS encoding prenyltransferase/squalene oxidase repeat-containing protein — translation MTTPRTEHLVLPGVLTAEQAAATVAGILAVQREDGAIPWFRGHHLDPWDHTEAAMALDSAGEHEAAARAYTWLARHQNEDGSWFAAYADGAFDDVTDRGRETNFVAYIAVGVWHHYLSTGDDTFLDGMWPTVYAAVEYVLRLQQPGGQIGWRREDDGTPTADALLTGSSSIHQALRCALAIAEQREEPQPDWELAVGALRHAIRRHPERFLDKDRYSMDWYYPVLGGALTGTEAKSRIEADWERFVVPGLGVRCVVPNPWVTGGESAELALALWAMGESDRALEILQSIQHLREAESGLYWTGFVFEDEAIWPRELTTWTAGSLVLAVAALGGHEATCAVFGGEQLPSGLEVDCCA, via the coding sequence GTGACCACCCCCCGGACAGAACACCTCGTCCTGCCCGGGGTCCTCACCGCCGAGCAGGCCGCCGCGACCGTCGCCGGCATCCTCGCCGTGCAGCGGGAGGACGGCGCGATCCCGTGGTTCCGCGGGCACCACCTCGACCCGTGGGACCACACCGAGGCCGCGATGGCGCTGGACTCGGCGGGCGAACACGAGGCCGCCGCGCGGGCGTACACCTGGCTGGCCCGGCACCAGAACGAGGACGGCTCGTGGTTCGCGGCGTACGCGGACGGCGCCTTCGACGACGTCACCGACCGGGGGCGCGAGACGAACTTCGTCGCCTACATAGCCGTCGGCGTCTGGCACCACTACCTGTCGACCGGCGACGACACCTTCCTCGACGGCATGTGGCCGACCGTCTACGCGGCCGTCGAGTACGTGCTGCGGCTCCAGCAGCCGGGCGGGCAGATCGGCTGGCGACGCGAGGACGACGGCACGCCAACCGCCGACGCGCTGCTCACCGGCTCCTCCTCGATCCACCAGGCGCTGCGCTGTGCGCTGGCGATCGCCGAGCAGCGCGAAGAGCCCCAGCCGGACTGGGAGTTGGCGGTCGGCGCGCTACGGCACGCCATACGGCGGCATCCGGAGCGGTTCCTCGACAAGGACCGTTACTCGATGGACTGGTACTACCCGGTGCTGGGCGGCGCGTTGACCGGTACGGAGGCCAAGTCCCGTATCGAGGCGGACTGGGAGCGGTTCGTGGTCCCGGGACTGGGAGTGCGGTGCGTCGTCCCCAACCCGTGGGTGACGGGGGGCGAGTCCGCCGAACTCGCCCTCGCGCTGTGGGCGATGGGCGAGTCCGACCGGGCGCTGGAGATCCTTCAGTCGATCCAGCATCTGCGGGAGGCGGAGTCGGGGTTGTACTGGACCGGCTTCGTCTTCGAGGACGAGGCCATCTGGCCCCGGGAGCTCACCACTTGGACGGCGGGGTCGTTGGTGCTGGCTGTCGCCGCGCTCGGCGGGCATGAGGCGACGTGTGCCGTGTTCGGCGGGGAGCAGCTTCCTTCCGGGCTCGAGGTGGACTGCTGCGCCTGA
- a CDS encoding class I SAM-dependent methyltransferase, whose protein sequence is MLTVDFSRFPLAPGDRVLDLGCGAGRHAFECYRRGAQVVALDQNGEEIREVAKWFAAMKEAGEAPEGATATAMEGDALALPFPDESFDVVIISEVMEHIPDDKGVLAEMVRVLKPGGRIAITVPRYGPEKVCWTLSDAYHEVEGGHIRIYKADELLAKIREAGLKPYGTHHAHALHSPYWWLKCAFGVDNDKALPVRAYHKLLVWDIMKKPLATRVAEQALNPVIGKSFVAYATKPHLPRVAVK, encoded by the coding sequence GTGCTGACCGTCGACTTCTCCCGGTTCCCGCTCGCCCCGGGCGACCGAGTCCTGGATCTCGGCTGTGGGGCGGGGCGGCACGCCTTCGAGTGCTACCGGCGTGGCGCTCAGGTCGTGGCGCTCGACCAGAACGGCGAGGAGATCCGCGAGGTCGCCAAGTGGTTCGCGGCGATGAAGGAGGCCGGCGAGGCCCCCGAGGGCGCCACGGCCACCGCCATGGAGGGCGACGCCCTGGCACTGCCCTTCCCCGACGAGTCCTTCGACGTCGTCATCATCTCCGAGGTCATGGAGCACATCCCGGACGACAAGGGAGTGCTGGCGGAGATGGTGCGCGTGCTCAAGCCCGGCGGGCGCATCGCGATCACCGTGCCGCGCTACGGCCCCGAGAAGGTCTGCTGGACCCTCTCCGACGCCTACCACGAGGTCGAGGGCGGCCACATCCGCATCTACAAGGCGGACGAGCTGCTCGCGAAGATCCGCGAGGCGGGCCTGAAGCCGTACGGCACCCACCACGCCCACGCGCTGCACTCCCCGTACTGGTGGCTGAAGTGCGCGTTCGGCGTCGACAACGACAAGGCGCTGCCGGTGCGGGCGTACCACAAGCTGCTGGTCTGGGACATCATGAAGAAGCCGCTCGCGACGCGGGTCGCCGAACAGGCGCTGAACCCGGTGATCGGCAAGAGCTTCGTGGCGTACGCGACCAAGCCGCACCTCCCCCGGGTGGCGGTCAAGTGA
- a CDS encoding glycosyltransferase family 4 protein, whose translation MTAEASQAGSRRDLGAGGGPSRPSEAESGGERPLNIALLTYKGNPFCGGQGVYVRHLSRELARLGHRVEVIGSQPYPVLDPGHDDLLSLTELPSLDLYRQPDPFRTPKRGEYRDWIDALEVATMWTGGFPEPMTFALRARRHLRARRGEFDVVHDNQTLGYGLLGDLGAPLVTTIHHPITVDRQLELDAAEGWRRRYSVRRWYAFTRMQKRVARRLPSVLTVSGTSRQEIVDHLGVRDDRIHVVHIGADTDLFSPNPAVPQLPGRIVTTSSADVPLKGLVFLVEALAKVRTEHPHAHLVVVGKRPQEGPVARAIERYGLEGAVEFVKGISDAELVDLVRSAEVACVPSLYEGFSLPAAEAMATGTPLLATTGGAIPEVAGRDGETCLAVPPGDAGALAAGLSRLLGDPALRARLAKAGRERVLERFTWARAAEGTVARYREAIADGGRPGASAAASAASVAPVAASVAPAAPEAVDAVHAPEADDVVFEASDRESRATC comes from the coding sequence GTGACCGCTGAGGCCAGTCAGGCGGGGTCCCGGCGTGACCTCGGCGCTGGTGGGGGCCCCTCCCGTCCGAGCGAAGCCGAGAGTGGGGGAGAGCGACCGCTCAACATCGCGCTCCTCACCTATAAGGGGAACCCGTTCTGCGGGGGCCAGGGTGTCTACGTACGGCATCTCTCGCGTGAGCTCGCGCGCCTCGGCCACCGCGTCGAGGTCATCGGCTCCCAGCCCTATCCGGTACTGGACCCGGGCCACGACGACCTCCTCTCCCTCACCGAGCTGCCCAGCCTCGACCTCTACCGCCAGCCGGACCCCTTCCGCACCCCGAAGCGCGGCGAGTACCGCGACTGGATCGACGCCCTCGAAGTGGCGACGATGTGGACCGGCGGGTTTCCCGAGCCGATGACGTTCGCCCTGCGCGCCCGCCGCCATCTGCGCGCCCGGCGCGGGGAGTTCGACGTCGTGCACGACAACCAGACACTCGGATACGGGCTGTTGGGGGACCTCGGCGCGCCCCTGGTCACCACCATCCACCACCCCATCACCGTCGACCGGCAGTTGGAGCTGGACGCCGCCGAGGGATGGCGGCGGCGGTACTCCGTGCGCCGCTGGTACGCGTTCACCCGGATGCAGAAGCGCGTCGCGCGCCGGTTGCCGTCCGTGCTCACCGTCTCCGGCACCTCCCGCCAGGAGATCGTCGACCACCTCGGCGTCCGTGACGACCGCATCCACGTCGTCCACATCGGCGCCGACACCGACCTGTTCTCGCCGAACCCGGCCGTGCCGCAGCTGCCGGGCCGGATCGTGACGACGTCCAGCGCGGACGTCCCCCTCAAGGGCCTGGTCTTCCTCGTCGAGGCGCTGGCGAAGGTGCGCACCGAGCACCCGCACGCCCACCTCGTCGTCGTCGGCAAGCGCCCGCAGGAGGGGCCGGTCGCCCGGGCGATCGAGCGGTACGGCCTGGAAGGCGCCGTCGAGTTCGTCAAGGGCATCTCCGACGCCGAACTCGTCGACCTGGTGCGCTCGGCGGAGGTCGCCTGCGTGCCGTCGCTGTACGAGGGCTTCTCCCTGCCGGCCGCCGAGGCCATGGCCACGGGCACCCCGCTGCTCGCCACGACCGGCGGGGCGATCCCCGAGGTCGCCGGGCGCGACGGGGAGACCTGCCTGGCCGTGCCGCCGGGCGACGCGGGCGCGCTGGCCGCGGGCCTGAGCCGGCTCCTGGGCGACCCCGCACTACGGGCGCGGCTGGCCAAGGCCGGGCGGGAACGGGTGCTGGAGCGTTTCACCTGGGCGCGGGCCGCCGAGGGGACCGTGGCCCGGTACCGCGAGGCGATAGCCGACGGCGGCCGCCCAGGTGCTTCCGCCGCAGCCTCCGCCGCTTCCGTGGCTCCCGTGGCAGCCTCCGTGGCTCCCGCCGCCCCCGAAGCCGTCGACGCCGTCCACGCCCCCGAAGCCGACGACGTCGTATTCGAAGCATCCGATCGCGAAAGCAGGGCCACGTGCTGA
- a CDS encoding TetR family transcriptional regulator, translating into MPPTPPTPAEAKGNRAQSSPLTERQEARRRRILHASAQLASRGGFDAVQMREVAESSQVALGTLYRYFPSKVHLLVATMQDQLEHMHGTLRKKPPTGERAADRVAETLMRAFRALQREPHLADAMVRALTFADRSVSPEVDQVSRQTTAIILDAMGLTDPTPEQLSAVRVIEHTWHSALITWLSGRASIAQVRIDIETVCRLIDVTDPQTPQAHE; encoded by the coding sequence ATGCCACCCACGCCACCCACGCCCGCGGAAGCCAAGGGGAACAGGGCGCAGTCCTCCCCCCTCACCGAGCGGCAGGAGGCGCGCCGCCGCCGCATCCTGCACGCGAGCGCGCAACTGGCCAGCCGGGGTGGTTTCGACGCGGTGCAGATGCGGGAGGTGGCGGAGTCCTCGCAGGTCGCCCTCGGCACCCTCTACCGGTACTTCCCGTCCAAGGTGCATCTGTTGGTCGCGACGATGCAGGACCAGTTGGAGCACATGCACGGCACGCTCAGGAAGAAGCCCCCGACGGGCGAGCGGGCGGCGGACCGGGTCGCGGAGACCCTGATGCGCGCCTTCCGCGCCCTGCAGCGCGAGCCACACCTGGCCGACGCGATGGTGCGCGCCCTGACCTTCGCCGACCGCAGCGTCTCCCCGGAGGTCGACCAGGTCTCGCGTCAGACGACGGCGATCATCCTGGACGCGATGGGCCTCACCGACCCCACCCCCGAGCAGCTCTCCGCGGTGCGCGTCATCGAGCACACCTGGCACTCGGCGCTCATCACCTGGCTGTCGGGCCGTGCCTCAATCGCCCAGGTCCGGATCGACATCGAGACGGTGTGCCGGCTGATCGACGTGACGGACCCGCAGACCCCCCAGGCGCACGAATAG
- a CDS encoding ferredoxin translates to MGVSPARADSSVGAGDRWHVEVDRSLCIGSAQCVHHAPKGFRLDTARQSHPVDPDTDANERVLAAAESCPVEAIMITLLGSGEAVFPPEE, encoded by the coding sequence GTGGGGGTATCTCCCGCGCGAGCGGATTCGAGCGTGGGGGCGGGCGACCGGTGGCACGTCGAGGTGGACCGCTCCCTGTGCATCGGTTCCGCCCAGTGCGTCCACCACGCGCCCAAGGGCTTCCGGCTGGACACCGCACGCCAGTCCCATCCGGTCGACCCGGACACGGACGCGAACGAGCGGGTGCTGGCGGCGGCGGAGAGCTGCCCGGTGGAGGCGATCATGATCACGCTGCTGGGGAGCGGGGAGGCGGTGTTTCCGCCGGAAGAGTGA
- a CDS encoding aldehyde dehydrogenase, whose translation MAELVEHGQLFIGGELTDPLGKDVIEVVSPHTEEVIGRVPHASTADVDRAVAAARRAFDEGPWPRLSLDERIAVVTRIKDGIALRHEEIARVISSENGSPYSWSVLAQALGAMMVWDAAITVARDFTYEERRDGVLGKILVRREPVGVVAAVVPWNVPQFVAAAKLAPALLTGCAVVLKPSPEAPLDAYLLAEITRDAGLPEGVLSILPADREVSEYLVGHPGVDKVAFTGSVAAGKRVMEVAARNLTGVTLELGGKSAAVVLPDADVDTAVAGIVPAAWMNNGQACVAQTRILLPRSRYDEFADAFAAAAAALVVGDPMDPATQVGPLVAERQQRRNLDYIRIGQEEGAKILTGGGRPAGLERGWYVEPTLFGDVDNSMRIAREEIFGPVICLLPYGDESEALKIANDSDYGLSGSVWTADVEHGIEVARQVRTGTYSVNTFSLDMLGPFGGYKNSGLGREFGPEGFGEYLEHKMIHLPAGWEG comes from the coding sequence ATGGCCGAGCTCGTGGAACACGGACAGCTTTTCATCGGCGGGGAGTTGACCGACCCCCTGGGCAAAGACGTCATCGAGGTGGTCTCGCCGCACACCGAGGAGGTCATCGGGCGGGTGCCGCACGCGTCGACGGCCGACGTGGACCGGGCCGTCGCCGCGGCGCGGCGGGCCTTCGACGAGGGGCCCTGGCCCCGGCTGTCGCTCGACGAGCGGATCGCCGTCGTCACCCGCATCAAGGACGGCATCGCCCTGCGCCACGAGGAGATCGCCCGCGTGATCTCCTCCGAGAACGGCTCCCCGTACTCCTGGAGCGTCCTCGCGCAGGCCCTCGGCGCGATGATGGTGTGGGACGCGGCGATCACGGTCGCGCGGGACTTCACCTACGAGGAGCGCCGCGACGGCGTGCTCGGGAAGATCCTCGTGCGGCGCGAACCGGTGGGCGTGGTCGCGGCCGTCGTCCCCTGGAACGTCCCGCAGTTCGTCGCCGCCGCCAAGCTCGCGCCCGCGCTGCTCACCGGCTGCGCGGTGGTGCTGAAGCCGTCCCCGGAGGCGCCGCTGGACGCGTATCTGCTGGCCGAGATCACACGGGACGCCGGGCTGCCGGAGGGCGTGCTGTCGATCCTGCCGGCGGACCGCGAGGTGAGCGAGTACCTGGTCGGGCATCCGGGCGTCGACAAGGTCGCGTTCACGGGCTCGGTCGCGGCCGGGAAGCGGGTCATGGAGGTGGCGGCCCGCAACCTCACGGGCGTGACGCTGGAGCTCGGCGGCAAGTCGGCGGCGGTCGTCCTGCCCGACGCGGACGTCGACACGGCGGTCGCCGGGATCGTCCCCGCCGCCTGGATGAACAACGGGCAGGCCTGTGTCGCCCAGACCCGCATCCTCCTGCCGCGCTCGCGCTACGACGAGTTCGCGGACGCCTTCGCCGCCGCGGCGGCGGCGCTGGTCGTCGGCGACCCGATGGACCCGGCGACCCAGGTCGGGCCGCTGGTCGCCGAACGGCAGCAGCGCAGGAACCTCGACTACATCCGCATCGGGCAGGAGGAGGGCGCGAAGATCCTCACGGGCGGAGGGCGTCCGGCGGGCCTGGAACGCGGTTGGTACGTGGAACCGACCCTCTTCGGCGACGTCGACAACTCCATGCGGATCGCCCGCGAGGAGATCTTCGGGCCGGTGATCTGCCTCCTGCCCTACGGGGACGAGTCCGAGGCCCTGAAGATCGCGAACGACTCCGACTACGGGCTGAGCGGCAGCGTGTGGACGGCCGACGTCGAGCACGGCATCGAGGTCGCGCGCCAGGTCCGTACGGGGACGTACTCCGTGAACACCTTCAGCCTGGACATGCTCGGCCCGTTCGGTGGTTACAAGAACTCGGGGCTGGGGCGGGAGTTCGGGCCCGAGGGCTTCGGCGAGTACCTGGAGCACAAGATGATCCATCTGCCGGCCGGCTGGGAGGGCTGA
- a CDS encoding MBL fold metallo-hydrolase, translating to MTKAFDHGGGVRSLRVPIPDNPLGHTLVYVVDTDRGPVLIDTGWDDPTSWDALTAGLTACGTAVTELHGVVITHHHPDHHGLSAKVREASGAWVAMHAADASIVRRTRETRAERWYTYMADKLAAAGAPDEHLTPLRTARRRMLPGFSPALPDREITPGELLDLPGRRLRAIWTPGHTPGHVCLHLEESHPAGLPGHGRLFSGDHVLPGITPHIGLYEDPDDTTVTDPLGDYLDSLERVGRLAPAEILPAHQHAFTDAPSRVRELLAHHEDRLTDLLSLLAEPLTPWQLAERMEWNRPWQQIPYGSRNIAVSEAEAHLRRLVKQGRAEAVTGSDPVTYVAA from the coding sequence ATGACGAAGGCGTTCGATCATGGCGGGGGTGTGCGGTCCCTCCGGGTCCCCATCCCGGACAACCCGCTCGGCCACACACTCGTCTACGTCGTCGACACCGACCGCGGGCCGGTGCTGATCGACACCGGCTGGGACGACCCCACGTCCTGGGACGCCCTCACCGCGGGTCTCACGGCCTGCGGTACGGCCGTCACCGAACTCCACGGTGTCGTCATCACCCACCACCACCCCGACCACCACGGCCTGTCGGCCAAGGTGCGGGAGGCCTCCGGGGCGTGGGTGGCGATGCACGCGGCGGACGCGTCGATCGTGCGGCGGACGCGCGAGACCCGCGCCGAGCGCTGGTACACGTACATGGCCGACAAGCTGGCCGCCGCCGGCGCCCCCGACGAACACCTCACCCCGCTGCGCACGGCCCGCCGCCGCATGCTGCCCGGCTTCTCCCCCGCCCTTCCCGACCGCGAGATCACCCCCGGCGAACTCCTCGACCTGCCCGGCCGCCGGCTGCGCGCGATCTGGACCCCGGGCCACACCCCGGGCCATGTCTGCCTCCACCTGGAGGAGAGCCACCCGGCCGGACTCCCGGGCCACGGTCGCCTGTTCTCCGGCGACCACGTACTCCCGGGGATCACCCCGCACATCGGCCTCTACGAGGACCCCGACGACACGACGGTCACCGATCCCCTCGGCGACTACCTCGACTCCCTCGAACGCGTCGGCCGGCTCGCCCCCGCCGAGATCCTCCCCGCCCACCAGCACGCCTTCACCGACGCCCCGTCCCGGGTGCGGGAGTTGCTCGCCCACCACGAAGACCGTCTCACGGACCTGTTGTCCCTCCTGGCCGAGCCCCTCACCCCCTGGCAACTCGCCGAACGCATGGAGTGGAACCGCCCCTGGCAGCAGATCCCCTACGGTTCGCGGAACATCGCGGTCTCCGAGGCCGAGGCCCACCTCCGGCGGCTCGTGAAGCAGGGCCGGGCGGAGGCGGTGACGGGGAGCGATCCGGTGACCTACGTGGCGGCGTAA
- a CDS encoding nuclear transport factor 2 family protein, with the protein MDPLDHLLAERACERLVVGFVHRLDLGEPASVAELFTEDGTWEWPEDGRLVEGRAALRAYFGSRPADRLSRRLMSNILVTVTAPDTARATSYFSTHRVDGYQGGVVPAGPPVQVGHYEDAFRRVDGTWLVERRVLHLPFGGPTPRAERPAQDRP; encoded by the coding sequence ATGGATCCCTTGGATCACCTCCTCGCCGAACGCGCCTGCGAGCGCCTAGTCGTCGGCTTCGTCCACCGGCTCGACCTGGGCGAACCGGCCTCCGTGGCCGAGCTGTTCACCGAGGACGGCACCTGGGAGTGGCCGGAGGACGGACGGCTGGTCGAGGGGCGGGCGGCGCTGCGCGCGTACTTCGGCTCGCGTCCCGCCGACCGGCTCTCCCGCCGCCTCATGTCGAACATCCTGGTCACCGTGACCGCGCCGGACACCGCCCGGGCCACCTCGTACTTCTCGACGCACCGGGTCGACGGCTACCAGGGCGGCGTCGTCCCCGCCGGGCCCCCGGTCCAGGTCGGCCACTACGAGGACGCGTTCCGCCGCGTCGACGGTACGTGGCTGGTCGAACGCCGGGTGCTGCACCTGCCCTTCGGCGGACCGACGCCCCGCGCCGAAAGGCCCGCCCAGGACAGGCCCTAG
- a CDS encoding phosphotransferase — protein MPVTGRLLGSGRTADVYEIDEAWVLRRDREGWGDAAAEGAVMAHVREYGYPAPAVRTSPSCSRTDLVMERLEGPTMLQAFAAGTLDAEEAGAVLARLLRALHAVPGRVSADARILHLDLHPDNVMLTPDGPRVIDWANAEEGDPGLDWGMSAVILAQVAVSAQPIAAPARTMLAALLADPCDLTEEGLAQALRRRAANPTMSREETELLGPAGELIRSLMV, from the coding sequence ATGCCAGTGACGGGGAGACTGCTCGGCTCGGGCCGTACGGCCGACGTGTACGAGATCGACGAGGCGTGGGTGCTGCGCCGGGACCGGGAAGGGTGGGGCGACGCCGCCGCCGAGGGGGCGGTGATGGCGCACGTACGGGAGTACGGCTATCCCGCGCCCGCCGTACGAACCTCGCCCTCCTGCTCGCGCACCGACCTGGTGATGGAGCGGCTGGAGGGGCCGACGATGCTCCAGGCGTTCGCGGCGGGCACGCTGGACGCCGAGGAGGCGGGGGCCGTCCTCGCCCGGCTGCTGCGGGCCCTGCACGCCGTCCCGGGCCGGGTCTCGGCCGACGCCCGCATCCTGCACCTCGACCTCCACCCCGACAACGTGATGCTGACGCCCGACGGGCCCCGGGTCATCGACTGGGCCAACGCGGAGGAGGGCGACCCGGGGCTCGACTGGGGCATGTCCGCGGTGATCCTCGCCCAGGTCGCCGTCTCCGCCCAGCCGATCGCCGCACCGGCCCGCACGATGCTGGCCGCCCTCCTCGCCGACCCCTGCGACCTCACCGAGGAGGGCCTGGCGCAGGCCCTGCGCCGACGGGCGGCCAACCCGACGATGAGCCGCGAGGAGACAGAACTCCTGGGCCCGGCCGGGGAGTTGATCAGGTCGCTGATGGTCTAG
- a CDS encoding prenyltransferase/squalene oxidase repeat-containing protein — MNVRRSAAALAATAVVLGAAVPAVAATPSPTPSVAIPDGLYGTTDPTYDGVWRQSLALLAQRTVGVTPAEKAVAWLAGQQCANGAFAAFRADTAKPCDAKLMVDTNSTAAAVQALAALGDHQAERDKAVTWLKSIQNADGGWGYSPGGASDANSTSVVAGALAAAGRQPAEVKKAGKSSYDALLKLSIPCDVAGGGAFAYQPDKKGGLAANADATAAGVVGALGKGFATTAGKVPEEVLSCAGSSAPLTPDELARNGSAHLVEAIGDDGFLKSALPGAEDQPDYGNTADSVVALAAQGWTAQAKKPLAWLEQNSAAWAKQSGPAAYAQLVFAAHAMGADPRHFGGTDLVAQLNATGPAPQATKKTTEKAAESKGRDDSSYSVWWIVGVFLVAGIGIGFLISGRGRKQQP, encoded by the coding sequence ATGAACGTCCGCCGCAGCGCCGCGGCCCTGGCCGCCACCGCCGTCGTCCTGGGTGCCGCCGTCCCCGCCGTCGCCGCCACGCCGTCCCCCACCCCGTCGGTGGCGATACCCGACGGGCTGTACGGCACCACCGACCCGACGTACGACGGCGTCTGGCGCCAGTCGCTGGCGCTGCTCGCGCAGCGGACCGTGGGTGTCACGCCCGCCGAGAAGGCCGTGGCCTGGCTGGCCGGGCAGCAGTGCGCGAACGGCGCCTTCGCCGCCTTCCGCGCGGACACCGCCAAGCCGTGCGACGCCAAGCTGATGGTGGACACCAACAGCACGGCGGCAGCCGTCCAGGCACTGGCCGCGCTCGGCGACCACCAGGCCGAGAGGGACAAGGCGGTCACCTGGCTGAAGTCCATCCAGAACGCGGACGGCGGCTGGGGCTACTCCCCGGGCGGGGCCAGCGACGCCAACTCGACGTCCGTCGTGGCGGGGGCGTTGGCGGCGGCCGGGCGGCAGCCCGCGGAGGTGAAGAAGGCCGGGAAGTCGTCGTACGACGCTCTCCTGAAGCTTTCCATCCCGTGCGACGTGGCCGGCGGCGGCGCGTTCGCGTACCAGCCGGACAAGAAGGGCGGCCTCGCCGCCAACGCGGACGCGACGGCGGCGGGCGTGGTCGGTGCCCTCGGCAAGGGGTTCGCGACGACGGCCGGCAAGGTGCCGGAGGAAGTCCTCTCCTGCGCCGGCTCCTCCGCCCCGCTCACCCCGGACGAACTCGCCCGCAACGGCTCGGCCCACCTCGTCGAGGCGATCGGCGACGACGGCTTTCTGAAGTCCGCCCTGCCCGGTGCCGAGGACCAGCCCGACTACGGCAACACCGCCGACTCGGTCGTCGCCCTCGCCGCACAGGGGTGGACCGCGCAGGCGAAGAAGCCCCTCGCCTGGCTCGAGCAGAACTCCGCGGCCTGGGCGAAGCAGAGCGGCCCCGCCGCCTACGCCCAACTGGTCTTCGCCGCCCACGCCATGGGCGCCGACCCCCGCCACTTCGGCGGCACGGACCTGGTCGCCCAGCTCAACGCGACGGGACCGGCCCCGCAGGCCACGAAGAAAACCACCGAGAAGGCCGCCGAGTCCAAAGGCAGGGACGACTCCAGTTACAGCGTCTGGTGGATCGTCGGCGTCTTCCTCGTCGCCGGTATCGGCATCGGCTTCCTGATCAGCGGCCGCGGCAGGAAGCAGCAGCCGTGA